A region of Fibrobacter succinogenes subsp. succinogenes S85 DNA encodes the following proteins:
- a CDS encoding HD family phosphohydrolase, with the protein MNKKEKKIHLFIGWVILILIAILLFPDKNIALRAERPHLGQLSTRTIVAPFKFEVPKTEQEIQNEKARAADKINAIFEFNADETTRQLRELEQYLKKLEQYGKMQAVISSSKDDGSASMQEKIKEASSIYDQLKQRLSITAIKPLSTNSIARDSLMSVFYQMMQKGVSNTLLAKTETEVNLFCNSYNIKQIKNIIYNKPNISLIKDNEESTLEISEVQPMQRRIEEAFGQLQNSFSAEQGLQSAFYEALYVFTSPNVFYLEKETEARKLDASNKVTLIKGMVPRGMEIVAQGAPITKEILEKIDALQQAQQNEENSKMLTAPYGNVLVFVIIITLLIMFCLYTPTRTMFKTPRQLWSLIFLTVLQLLAFWIIHNLSGTLSRPESILPDAIDFMWLYPITFTPVIAVVLYDARMGLAFATFSAGFYGILNGYDLAATLTSLVVNIAVIAPLFRMRYRVQFAWSMIAGVVAAAASVSIMLLLRNRFNFATFYQTLIAASANIIIFTAVASVLLIHVVEKVFSITTVLTLMEMSDFNRPALKRISELAPGTFHHSIQVSNLAESVAESIGANSLLVRVMALYHDLGKTMRPEYFTENQKQGVNPHNNLDPYQSVKILTGHVSQGMLLAKEYKIPELVATGIQEHHGTTLIQFFHHKATELAKETGKEVKEEDFRYKGPRPQSMETAILMLADVIEATSRSMADTSSEALISMIHKTILDKFMDGQFNESNLSVKELSKLEEAFLHSLDGTYHTRVKYPGQR; encoded by the coding sequence ATGAACAAGAAAGAGAAAAAGATTCATTTATTTATTGGCTGGGTTATCTTAATCCTCATCGCCATACTCTTATTCCCGGACAAGAATATCGCCCTCCGCGCCGAGCGCCCGCACTTGGGACAGCTCAGTACCAGGACGATTGTCGCCCCGTTCAAGTTTGAAGTCCCGAAGACCGAGCAGGAAATCCAGAACGAAAAAGCTCGCGCCGCCGATAAGATCAATGCCATCTTTGAGTTCAACGCCGATGAAACCACGCGCCAGCTGCGTGAACTAGAACAGTACCTCAAAAAGCTCGAACAGTACGGCAAGATGCAAGCAGTCATCAGCAGCAGCAAAGATGACGGAAGCGCCTCCATGCAAGAAAAAATCAAGGAAGCGTCGAGCATCTACGACCAGTTGAAGCAAAGGCTTTCCATTACCGCCATCAAGCCGCTCAGCACGAATTCCATCGCCCGTGATTCCTTGATGTCCGTGTTCTACCAGATGATGCAGAAAGGTGTTTCGAACACCCTCCTTGCCAAGACCGAAACCGAAGTCAACCTGTTTTGCAACAGCTACAACATCAAGCAAATCAAGAACATCATCTACAACAAGCCGAACATTTCGCTCATCAAGGACAACGAAGAAAGCACGCTTGAAATCAGCGAAGTTCAGCCGATGCAACGCCGCATCGAAGAAGCTTTTGGCCAACTGCAAAATTCGTTCTCCGCCGAGCAGGGTTTGCAGAGCGCCTTCTATGAAGCACTCTACGTTTTTACAAGCCCGAACGTATTCTACCTCGAAAAAGAAACTGAAGCACGCAAGCTTGACGCCAGCAACAAGGTCACGCTTATCAAGGGCATGGTCCCGCGAGGCATGGAAATCGTAGCGCAGGGCGCGCCAATCACCAAGGAAATCCTTGAAAAAATTGACGCACTCCAGCAAGCACAGCAGAATGAAGAAAACTCAAAGATGCTCACCGCCCCGTACGGTAACGTGCTCGTCTTTGTCATCATCATTACGCTCCTCATCATGTTCTGCCTCTACACACCTACGCGTACGATGTTCAAGACGCCGCGCCAGCTGTGGAGCCTCATATTCCTGACCGTATTGCAGCTCCTAGCTTTCTGGATTATCCATAACCTTTCAGGAACACTCAGCAGACCCGAAAGCATTCTCCCCGATGCAATTGACTTCATGTGGCTGTACCCGATTACGTTTACGCCCGTGATTGCAGTCGTGCTTTACGATGCCCGCATGGGACTTGCATTTGCGACATTCTCTGCCGGATTCTACGGCATTTTGAACGGCTACGACCTTGCCGCAACACTCACAAGCTTGGTCGTAAACATCGCCGTAATCGCACCGCTCTTCCGCATGCGTTACCGTGTGCAGTTCGCCTGGAGCATGATTGCAGGCGTCGTTGCTGCAGCCGCATCTGTGAGCATCATGCTCCTCCTCCGCAACCGCTTCAACTTCGCAACGTTCTACCAAACGCTGATTGCGGCAAGTGCAAACATCATCATCTTTACCGCAGTCGCATCCGTGCTTTTGATTCACGTTGTCGAGAAGGTCTTCAGCATCACGACCGTGCTTACGCTCATGGAAATGTCGGACTTCAACCGCCCGGCCCTCAAGCGGATTTCTGAACTTGCACCGGGTACGTTCCACCACAGCATCCAGGTTTCGAACCTCGCCGAAAGCGTTGCCGAAAGCATTGGCGCAAATTCGCTTCTTGTCCGCGTGATGGCGCTCTACCATGACCTCGGCAAGACGATGCGCCCTGAATACTTCACCGAGAACCAGAAGCAGGGCGTAAACCCGCACAACAACCTTGATCCGTACCAGTCCGTCAAGATTTTGACCGGCCACGTTTCGCAGGGAATGTTGCTTGCCAAGGAATACAAGATTCCTGAACTCGTTGCCACCGGCATCCAGGAACACCACGGCACAACGCTTATCCAGTTCTTCCACCATAAGGCGACAGAACTCGCCAAGGAAACCGGCAAAGAAGTCAAGGAAGAAGATTTCCGCTACAAGGGTCCGCGTCCGCAAAGCATGGAAACCGCTATTCTCATGCTCGCTGACGTTATCGAAGCGACTAGTCGCTCCATGGCAGATACCTCATCCGAAGCGCTTATATCCATGATCCACAAGACGATTCTTGACAAGTTCATGGATGGGCAGTTCAACGAGAGCAATTTGTCTGTAAAGGAACTTTCCAAGCTTGAAGAAGCGTTCCTCCACAGTCTTGACGGCACGTACCACACGCGCGTCAAATACCCTGGACAGAGATAG
- a CDS encoding PhoH family protein, with amino-acid sequence MSGLLAVLDQLKIAARNGEILDATQLERMLGPKEASEASYTELIPDSPVFRNRFGISVSAKTPAQAELVKAVEKNDIIFAKGPAGTGKTFLAVTLAVASLERGEAERICLVRPAVEAGESLGYLPGDLKEKIAPYLRPIHDSLSELLPAEKLKRYEETGAIEVAPLAYMRGRTLKRAFIILDEAQNTTIAQMKMFLTRLGPHSKAIITGDTSQIDLAKGQTSGLEHAMKILQGIRGIAEVEFSATDVLRHHLVKDILLAYEQNEQKK; translated from the coding sequence TTGTCAGGCTTGCTGGCCGTGCTTGACCAGCTCAAAATCGCCGCACGCAACGGCGAGATTTTAGACGCCACCCAGCTTGAACGCATGCTCGGCCCCAAGGAAGCATCTGAAGCGAGCTACACCGAACTCATTCCCGACAGTCCCGTCTTTAGGAACAGGTTCGGCATCAGCGTTTCTGCAAAGACCCCTGCTCAGGCGGAACTGGTCAAGGCAGTCGAGAAAAACGACATTATTTTCGCCAAAGGACCTGCAGGCACAGGCAAGACTTTCCTTGCCGTAACGCTTGCCGTCGCAAGCCTAGAACGCGGCGAAGCCGAACGCATCTGCCTTGTGCGCCCCGCTGTCGAAGCCGGCGAATCGCTTGGCTACTTGCCCGGCGACCTTAAAGAAAAGATTGCCCCATACCTCCGTCCGATCCACGACAGCCTCTCCGAGCTTTTGCCCGCCGAGAAGCTCAAGCGTTACGAAGAAACGGGCGCCATAGAAGTGGCACCCCTCGCCTACATGCGAGGCCGCACGCTCAAACGCGCCTTCATCATCCTGGACGAAGCTCAAAACACAACTATCGCCCAGATGAAAATGTTCCTCACCCGACTCGGCCCCCACAGCAAGGCGATTATCACCGGCGACACAAGTCAGATTGACCTCGCCAAAGGCCAAACTTCCGGTCTTGAACACGCGATGAAAATACTCCAGGGGATTCGGGGAATTGCCGAAGTCGAATTTAGCGCTACTGACGTTCTTCGTCATCATCTAGTCAAAGACATTTTGCTAGCTTACGAACAGAACGAGCAAAAAAAATAG